In Myotis daubentonii chromosome 10, mMyoDau2.1, whole genome shotgun sequence, one genomic interval encodes:
- the LOC132242848 gene encoding cationic trypsin-3 has protein sequence MKAFIFLALLGAAVAFPDDDDDKIVGGYTCQKNSIPYQVSLNAGYHFCGGALINDQWVVSAAHCYKSRIQVRLGEHNIEVVEGNEQFINAAKIIRHPKYNARTIDNDIMLIKLKSPAAISSRVSTISLPGTCADVGTQCLISGWGNTQSVGSNYPELLQCLDAPVLSDSVCRKAYPGQITNNMMCLGFLEGGKDSCQGDSGGPVVCNGQLQGIVSWGYGCAMKGKPGVYTKVCNYVRWIQDTMAAN, from the exons ATGAAGGCCTTCATCTTCCTTGCTCTCCTGGGAGCTGCTG TTGCTTTCCCCGATGATGACGATGACAAGATCGTCGGGGGCTACACCTGCCAAAAGAATTCCATCCCCTACCAGGTGTCCCTGAACGCTGGCTACCACTTCTGTGGTGGCGCCCTCATCAATGACCAGTGGGTGGTGTCCGCTGCTCACTGCTACAAGTC TCGAATCCAGGTGCGTCTGGGAGAGCACAACATTGAAGTTGTTGAGGGCAATGAGCAGTTCATTAATGCAGCCAAGATCATCCGCCACCCCAAATACAATGCCCGCACCATCGATAATGACATCATGCTGATTAAGCTGAAATCACCTGCCGCCATCAGCTCTCGAGTCTCCACCATCTCTCTGCCAGGAACTTGTGCAGATGTTGGTACCCAGTGTCTCATCTCTGGCTGGGGCAACACCCAGAGCGTTGGCA GTAACTACCCTGAGCTCCTGCAGTGCCTGGATGCTCCCGTCCTCTCTGACAGTGTTTGCCGCAAAGCCTACCCAGGCCAGATCACCAACAACATGATGTGTCTGGGCTTCCTGGAGGGTGGAAAGGACTCTTGCCAG GGTGACTCTGGTGGCCCTGTGGTCTGCAACGGACAGCTCCAGGGCATTGTCTCCTGGGGCTATGGCTGTGCTATGAAGGGCAAACCTGGTGTCTACACCAAGGTCTGCAACTACGTGAGATGGATTCAGGACACCATGGCTGCCAACTAA